The sequence TCTTTTCCTGGGTAGAATTTTGGTTTTGCTAGTTTCTGGCACAGAAGACAGGtcattcttctgctgcttccactTTCTTCCAGATTTGCCTTCTGGTGGCTTCACAGGAATGGCACTAGAAGAAGTATTTGTGTTTCCAAAGAAGTCATCAAATGAACATGCCAGCCAATCTGTAACCTGGTAAAATACAAACACTTTGTTATTAATCTACCACTCTCCTTCCCTTAACTAGGTACAGCTATCTCAAGAAAACTGGAGggttttaataaaaaaatacataaagaaCTTCATTAGCAAGGACATACTAGTTAGCAACTTAGGCACTTAGGCGTTTTGAACGTGTCACATGCCTCTTCAGTATTAAAAAAAGGCTACACCTTACACATTTTGATGAGAGCATTTTCCAGCAAACTGGAAAATCAAAACAAGTTGAAAATTCTGTGAACATTCAAACTAGAATagtaaaacagaggaaaaaaaaaaaaaaagaggaaaaaacaacacatgCTTATTTATACCATATATGTGTCATTTTTACATTAGGGTCAAGTTCACATCTCTGTATACATTTCAGTatgtgatttctttcttttaatgttTACAATGTAGCCATTTGTGTTTAACAGAtagaaaacagcagagaaaaattACTTAGACATCACAAAAACAGGTAGTATTATTTGTTTGCTGAGAAAGCTTGGAATCTTCTAGGAGCAGACTGTCACCTCTATTGAAAGTCTGCCAGTGACAAAACTGCTGATAGTGTATTTCATTTCAAATTTGAGAAATAGCCTTCTAGGACATGTGCATAAACTTAAACTCCAGAGCTATTTTTCAGCCTACCTATCATCCCAAAATAATAGCCCAGTGGTCACACACTTTCCACTGTCAACAATCACACAGTAACGTTTCAGGAATCACAACAGGCTGAAACATATTTCTGTGAAAACACGAGTAACAGAATAGACAGGTAAACCACCAAAAGGCCTGTCAGTGCTCTACAGTGTATATCTTATAAATTAATGCAATGGACAATTACCAGGCAAGAAATTACCAGCGAGCAAGAAGCCTGAGCACTTGAAAAAGAACGTTTGTCTCTGCACAGTTCGTTTTTTAGTGTTATTCTTACAAAAGCTATCTTAAGCTACATTTGTATATTTACTAGCAAGCCCTTAAAAAAATACCGCGGTAAAGAACTCTtttttctgcccccccccccccccccccccccccgcatgCCGCACCAGGAGATAAGAAAATAAACGTTTCACACATAAAAAAAGCAGCCATAGCTGAACAGAAATTGCTAACAGAGACACCAACGAGTAACCAGCAGGCTTAAAAACCGTGGAAACCAGAACCGCCGGACTCTTCCCAGAATCTACAAAACCCTATGTCGAAACCTTCCTCGAGGCACCCTTCGGGCCGTAGCCCGCTCCGGCTGACAGAAGAGTGCCCGGGAACCACTCGCTCCTATCCTCCCCCTCCGCGTCCTACCCCTGCCGGCGCCTGCCTTCCCGAGGACCTTCCAGACATCTTTGGGCCGGGCCCGGCCCATCCGCTGGTCCTGACGGAAAAGCCTCACTCCCAGGGTGCCCAGCGCCGAAACCGCACTTAAGACAGCCAGAGGCAGCCGCAGGCCCCTGTGAGCGAAACCCCCGCACACCCGACCGCCGAGTTCCGGCCTGCTTCTCTGGCGGCTCTTAGCTGTTTTCAGCGCGCCTGCCCGCCCTCCCGCTGCACCCGCGGGCACCGTGGGAGACACCATCGGCGTGCGCCGCTGTCGGCGAAGGCCCCCGTGCACGTGTCTCTTAGGCGACCAGCGGCGCTGATGGCGGTGTGGATTAAGAGCATGGGGCGGCCTAACATTCTGCTCACCGGTGCGAGGCGGTGGGAACGGCGGGCCGGGCACGGGGACGGCACGAAGTGGGAGGACGgtggtggtgccagggctgcttggTCCTGGcggggctgctgggagaggcGCGGCGGCACCTCGGTTGGGCCAGAGGTGGGACACACCATCCCTGTGCACAGCCTGGGGTGTGATGTCCATGCCGAGGAAGTGCTGGGATGCGCTGCGGGAAAGCGTGGGGCCTTCCCCTATTAGTTAGGGCTTTTAAATGAAGCAACGTTTACTTTTGCACGATCCCGGTTCGAATAATGCTTCTGCACAAAGTGTGCGTTTTCTTAATagtgtttttttggggttggttggttggggggggtgtgtttgttggtttggggttggtttgttgtttgtttggggttggttttttccttttaacttcTCCACATTGCTCTTACTTCGTTTTCCATGTCACGAaactttcttccccctcctctccgccccccccccgcccccttttttttttttttcttatacgAAAGCATTGACTGAAAAAGGCTTCCTTTTTGTAACTCTTTAGAAGGTTACTTGAAGAGGACTTGCATGCTTTTCTCTTACTGTTTTAAATGGGGGTTTGTCTTTAGGTACTCCGGGCGTTGGGAAAACCACGCTTGGAAAAGAACTAGCATCAAGAGCAGGGATGACCTACATTAATGTGGGTGACATAGCAAAAGAAGGTAGGCCATATTAACAAAACAGCCCATCAAAGTACTTAAGGTATTTTTACTTCATATAACTGTGAGCATGTTTTATTAATAAATGAAAATGTAATGAATTTGCTGAAGCAGAAAAGGTTTTGGTGGCATGAGTTAAAAATCTATTTATGTAACAGCACATTACTTTGTATCAAGCAATAAATAAGAAATCTATCCTTATGTGGATTTTTAAACTGTTTTTCTTGCACTAAACAATGTCTTTTGTTTGTATCCTCCTGAAATACAACAGCACAAATAATTTTAGTAACTGTTACTTTACAAGCTTCCACAAATTATTTTTGCTGCAGGAGGACTGTATGAAGGTTTTGATGAGGAGTATGAATGTCCCATTTTGGATGAAGACAGGGTAAGTCCAACTTTAAAACCTACTATTTTCGTACTATGACTTTCTGTAATCTCAGATGAACTTGCCTGTCTTTGTTTGTCTTGTAGGTAATTGATGAGCTAGAAGATAAAATGAGTGCAGGTGGTGTGATTGTTGATTATCATGGCTGCGATTTTTTCCCTGAACGATGGTTTCATGTAGTGTTTGTACTTCGTACAGAAACTGTATTTCTGTATGAGAGACTTCAAAGCAGGTATGTCAGTGAAGTAAATAATGACTAAACTACTGATGTGTGATTTCACTGGAGTATTTTCTAGGGTAAAAATTATTAATTCCCTATAGAATGCTTTATAGTTCGCCCCATATCTAAGACTCTCTTGTGGTGTTGCTCTTGTTTTGTAGAGGCTACAGAGGGAAAAAGCTGCAAGACAATATTCAGTGTGAAATTTTTCAGACACTTTATGAGGAAGCTATTTTGTCATACAAAAAGGAAATCGTGCACCAGTTACCCAGCAACACTCCTGAAGACCTAGAGAGAAATTTGGATCAGATTATGCAATGGATTGAGCAATGGATGGAGGAGAACAATTGACATTTGATTAAAAATTAACAATTGGATCTCTTCCTGGGAGGGTTTAATAAATGGCATTCACAGTTCTCATGTgataaattaaaattaatttcattgtaATATGATATGGCTAGGATTGAGAAGATGGTTCAGAACAGCCAGGCTTATATGGCTTTGGAACAGCTTCCAAAGGACTCTGGGAGAGGCACACAGAATTTGTGAAAATACATGAAAGTATGTGAAAACAGATGAAAATTCAGAAGTACATGAAAGGATGAAAGTGATGTGGCTGCCCTTAGTAGCACAAACTGAGAGTTGTTTGGTGCTTAGAATTAAAACCACACCTTTCCCCCTTGGACTCCCAAGAAAGCTGTAAAATTCTGATAAGTGATGGCAATTGAGTAGCTTTTAATTTCTGAAAGGTAAAAGACTGTCCTGAGGAAGAGTTAAGCTGCTTCTCAATTGTCAGGCTAAAACCTGCTATAGCCTACACTGTTCTTGAATGTAAGGATGTTAGTGTAGAGGGAGGAATCTGTCATGGAATTGAAGGAGAATGCTTTATTGTGGAGGGAAGAGAAGTGACTTGGTAAGAGAGGTATTTGAAAATTGTTACACATAACTTTGAGAACTGTGTAAGGAAACGTCAGCTCTGTCTGCACTGGTATGGGGATTCTCGGCACTAAGTTCTCATCTTTCTGTATTCTTCACCTGTCCCAGTCTTGGGATGTACTTCTCACTCTTAAGTTTGTTTACTATTAAAATACTGGCAATCACCTGTTCTACCAGCTTGTATAGCCTGGGTTCCAGGAGAGCGTGGCTGTGTAAAGCAGAAGTAACGTCACTGAAAAGGTGTCTTGTAAAGCCTTGTGAAAGATTCTGTTAAAAGTGCTTGTTAATAAACCTTTTCTATACATGTGTTTCAGTAGCAAAACTATTTGCTTGAGTGTAATggttactttttaaaattattattttttttaatctcaaatGTTGTGAGACTTAAGAGTGTAACTGCATCAGCACCACTTCTCTTAAAACACTCTTAAGCCGCTTTTCTGGTAagcttattccagtgtttgataaccctttcagtgaagccCTTTCTTCTACTATCCAATGTaacctccctggtgcaacttgagggcaTCTTACTGTTTTACCacttgctacttgggagaaaagaccaaaacGGACCTAActacaacctcctgtcaggtagtggtagggatcccctcagcctcctccagcctaaacaaacccagcttgCTCAGCTGTTCCTCCTAAACCTTATTCTCTAGAActttcaccagctctgttgccctaatctggatatgctccagcacctcaatgcctgTCTTGCCGTGCGGCACCTAAAACTGTAGTGTAGCAGgtattcgaggtgtggcctcaccactgctgagtgcaggggcaggatCACTTCCCTGCcgctgctggccacgctgttcctggtagaggccaggatgctgttgaccttgGCATCTAATAATAAACAACCAACCACCTCCGCCTGTCTTTCCGTCTCTACGCTCCGAACAGCCTCCCGAGGTGCGGTCGTCTCGATTTCCGCGGTCTCCAGTCCGCCCCGGGGCGGGACCGGCAGCGGCAGGGACAGGCAGCGCCAGGCAGGTGGGTCGGGGGCGCCGGGACAGGAACCGTACCGGGAAACGGGGAGGGGCCGCTGGGCCTGGGCACGGGTGGACGTTTCACTGCGTTAACACTGTGCCGTGCAGCGGGGGGGATGTTTTCGAGCAGCCCGAAGGTGGGTTGGAAGTGGTCACGCACCGACAGCTTCAGATTTTCCACTTTAATGTTGTTTTGCCGCTTTAATGATGGAGCGGTTTCTTGCTTTTCTAGATCAAATACTTGTTTTGTGGGAGACCCTGTTGACATTGCCAGTAAGTGTTGTGCCCTCGATCAGGGAAaattaagaataaaaaaaaaaaaaaaaaaaaacaacaaaaaaaaaacaaaaaacaggaagaaagaaaaaaaaaaaaaaacaacaaaaaaaaaaaaaggcgggCGGAGAAGatggaggaagcagaggaggatgACATGACACGTGGAGACTTGGGAAACGGACTTGGGAgaagacctggaggtgtttatggaGGAGAAGATTTACAGAGCACCTGTTCATTTAGATCGAGGAAGGAATCGGTGAAGGTTTGCACTCCTCTCTCGTCAGCGAAGAGAGTGGAAGAGAGTgatgctgcagctcttcctggtTCAAAACGAAACAGTTTTTATGATGGATCGTCCAAAAAGCCTATTGCTAGTTCCACGAGACAGAATAGCTGCGGTAAGAATAATTCAGAAGTTGATTATTCTCTCTCAGAAAAATCTGTGTTAGCAAAAGTGAGCAGTTAGCAGCTTTGCAAGGTATCATTAAGTGTAACCTAAACCATTTGCCAATAGACTTTGACGTCGCTGGAGGATTTCCAGAAGTTCACTTGCGTtgcacatctgctgggatcCAGCAAAGCCTCGCAGATTAGTGGGTGCAGCCTGTAAATCTTCTGTTAGCATCGCAAAAAGAGGTGCTCCATGCTGTGGAGGCAGTCGAGGAGTCTGTCTTCCTAGACCACCTTCCAAAACAGGAACAGCAGAATTGCTTTTCAGTGAAAGGCTGCAGACCTTCCTAGCGTTAAATAACCGTTTTAAAAGTGTTTAGTTTTGCATTTGAAAGTGGCAGCTAGCCAAGAGCATCCTTTGGTAAAAGACAACATCGTTTTTCTCTATATATGTGAAGTTGACTGGAATTGCATGGATTTGTGGTTTTAGTGTGTATTCATAGAGACTGTACCTAAAGCTTATGGCTAAGTATTCAAAATCCTGTTTGCTATTTAGTGGAAAATTGCGAATTGGCATTTTTTTGAGGTTAAGTTGGTTTTAGAACCTGTGCATCTCTTCTCTCTGTGCTGGCATTCATTTTTTTGGTGAAGACAACACTGCTGTGAATACAATCAAATACAGGCAGTGCTGTTTGTTATGCTTTAGTTGCCTTCCCTTAGTATTTTTAGCCACTTTCATTATTTTGACTCAGGTATTTCTGAATaacttctttatttctttcctttagaACAAGTCCCCCACAATCCTCTACAAACACTCCAGAAAGCTAAGACATGTATTTATTGGTTTCAGAATCTTTAGTGTAAAGATGTATGAAAGCAGCCTAATCCTTATTGTTTTTACCATCCTTGTGCTGATTTTTGTATGCTGCTTGTCTTAGATCTAGATCTTTAATACAACAATAGCTGTGAAAGCATGACTAAAGTCCACATGACTTTAATTTATTAGAAGGCTACATCCTAACGTATCTCTGAGATGCTCTGTTTAGGAAAAACAGTACCAGTAGTAACTGCTTGTTTAAAGGAATACTAGATCTTGTGGGATACTTCATCATTGTATTCATCTTTGCCTCTTGAAAATTGCTCCTCCTTCTAAATAGTGCTAGCTACTGTTGTTTCGTTGCTTAGAAAATAAAACTGGAAAATAATCTAAaaaaatgaatttatttttttgatCAAGATTGCAGTTTtgagggtgggggggtgttAAAGCAAGTTCTGAAATAATTGtcttaccaccaccaccatttaatttatttaattgCAAAACAATGTGTTTGAACTTAGTATTTATGTATGTATTAAATCTTTTTATAAGCTCCAggagaccaaaaaaacccacaaagatgAAATTTTTTTTATCTCCATGTTACCTGTTTTCAGGATAAAGCAAATTCTCACATTTTCTTTTTAGAGTAGCTCATCATTTACTATCTCCTGTCAATCCTACAGAATCTAACAGTGAAGTATCAAATGAAGAACTGAAGCAGCAACTTCAAGAAGCTCTAGAGGTCAGTAACTGTGATGAGTgtgctgctctttttttttctttttaagctgTGGTGCCTGAAAATCTCCAGTGTAAACAGAATAATCCTCCAggttttaatctgtatttttgtTGAAAGCTAGTTAATTcctacatttttattttactgtgaTTAAATGTGTTGATGTATGGCATCAGTTCAGACagaaaggcaaccagcaccagaacaagaggacacagtctcaagctgcaccaggggaggtttaggctggatgttaggaggaagttcttcatagaaagagtcatcacccattggaatgggctgcccagggaggtggtggagtcaccatcactgcaggtgtttgggaagagactggatggggtgccatggtttagttgattagctagtgttggatgataggttggacttgatctcaagggtct is a genomic window of Dryobates pubescens isolate bDryPub1 chromosome Z, bDryPub1.pri, whole genome shotgun sequence containing:
- the AK6 gene encoding adenylate kinase isoenzyme 6, whose protein sequence is MAVWIKSMGRPNILLTGTPGVGKTTLGKELASRAGMTYINVGDIAKEGGLYEGFDEEYECPILDEDRVIDELEDKMSAGGVIVDYHGCDFFPERWFHVVFVLRTETVFLYERLQSRGYRGKKLQDNIQCEIFQTLYEEAILSYKKEIVHQLPSNTPEDLERNLDQIMQWIEQWMEENN